One region of Fervidobacterium gondwanense DSM 13020 genomic DNA includes:
- the plsY gene encoding glycerol-3-phosphate 1-O-acyltransferase PlsY translates to MELFWAAVVGYFFGSIPFSYIIPRLKGVDITKVGSGNVGGTNVLRNMGTKYGALAMFLDIIKAVVAVLIFKTYGEHAMVMAGAMSVIGHCYSPFVKFKGGKGVATTLGTFFGIFPQAGMFALGVWIAIVALTQYVSLGSIVGLLAGTLFALLFGKDYWIVFLGLSLFSVLRHKENIKRLIDRNERKTNIVDYFLGWMDKLEKK, encoded by the coding sequence ATGGAGTTGTTTTGGGCGGCCGTTGTAGGTTATTTTTTTGGGTCAATTCCGTTTAGCTATATAATACCAAGACTGAAAGGTGTTGATATAACAAAAGTTGGTAGTGGAAACGTTGGTGGAACTAATGTTTTAAGAAATATGGGAACCAAGTACGGAGCTTTAGCTATGTTCTTAGATATTATCAAAGCGGTTGTGGCGGTACTTATATTCAAGACATACGGTGAACACGCAATGGTAATGGCCGGTGCTATGTCGGTTATAGGGCATTGTTACTCTCCATTTGTCAAGTTTAAAGGCGGAAAAGGTGTTGCAACGACACTTGGTACGTTTTTTGGAATCTTTCCTCAAGCTGGGATGTTTGCTTTGGGTGTTTGGATAGCTATCGTGGCTTTGACTCAGTACGTTTCGCTTGGCTCAATAGTCGGATTGTTGGCTGGTACGCTTTTCGCACTACTTTTTGGGAAAGACTATTGGATAGTCTTTCTGGGACTATCTTTGTTCTCGGTGTTAAGGCATAAAGAAAATATCAAACGTCTAATTGACAGAAACGAGCGAAAAACGAATATAGTAGATTATTTCTTGGGCTGGATGGACAAACTGGAAAAAAAGTGA
- a CDS encoding tetratricopeptide repeat protein produces the protein MKEIHNEIVQQIKRAVELTENGLYDEALKIYNELLNKDIPDVYNNVGNIYRRQGMLGKAIEMYRRAIQSDPYFSLAYFNLACALMEMERYSDAVMFFEKAEKLGLQGFETDVQIALCYIALGNKRKASERMRDERVKAEVQNYIDGRIDL, from the coding sequence ATGAAAGAAATCCATAATGAAATCGTGCAACAGATAAAAAGAGCGGTGGAATTGACAGAAAACGGATTGTACGACGAAGCACTTAAAATATACAACGAATTGCTCAATAAAGATATTCCTGATGTTTATAATAATGTTGGGAACATATACAGGCGCCAGGGGATGCTCGGTAAGGCAATAGAGATGTACCGGAGGGCTATACAATCTGACCCTTATTTTTCACTTGCATATTTTAACCTCGCGTGCGCCTTGATGGAAATGGAGAGGTACAGCGATGCTGTTATGTTCTTTGAAAAAGCAGAAAAACTTGGACTGCAGGGATTTGAAACAGATGTGCAAATCGCATTGTGCTATATAGCGCTCGGAAACAAAAGGAAGGCTTCCGAGCGGATGAGGGATGAAAGAGTAAAGGCTGAAGTGCAGAATTACATAGATGGGAGGATTGATTTGTAG
- a CDS encoding lysophospholipid acyltransferase family protein, producing MRIMGKLLSVMRSIWFLIGAFLYIFVYGSLVLLIGVILGKERGRNFVTKQIEVFGRAAFKLLGVKVFVCGKKPDVKSNYIVVTNHQSILDIPMIIGFVGPTPFLAKKELGKFPIINLYLKYLGSELIDRGNIRQTATAIREVMKKLQEGYHFVIFPEGTRSPDGTVLPFKNRSLEIAFKSKVPVLPVAMWGNHLVIPKHSLLVKSNKTAMKFCELVYPENFSSEEELRLHVENVIRNSVEELKEVIKNEKSGS from the coding sequence ATGCGCATTATGGGAAAATTGCTGAGTGTTATGAGAAGCATCTGGTTTTTGATAGGTGCTTTTTTGTATATTTTTGTTTATGGTTCGTTGGTGCTCCTAATAGGGGTGATTCTCGGAAAAGAAAGAGGACGGAATTTTGTCACGAAGCAGATAGAGGTTTTTGGTAGGGCTGCTTTCAAGCTTCTTGGAGTGAAAGTGTTTGTTTGCGGAAAAAAGCCGGATGTGAAGAGCAATTATATCGTCGTGACAAATCACCAAAGTATTTTGGATATACCAATGATAATCGGCTTTGTTGGACCGACACCGTTCTTGGCAAAGAAAGAACTTGGGAAATTTCCAATTATAAACTTGTACCTCAAGTACCTGGGAAGTGAACTTATTGATAGAGGGAATATACGGCAGACCGCAACGGCGATTAGAGAAGTTATGAAGAAGCTCCAAGAAGGGTATCATTTTGTTATCTTTCCAGAGGGTACTCGTTCGCCGGATGGAACTGTCTTGCCTTTTAAGAACAGAAGTTTGGAAATAGCTTTCAAATCAAAGGTTCCAGTGCTTCCTGTGGCTATGTGGGGAAACCACTTGGTCATACCCAAACACAGCCTTTTGGTTAAAAGTAACAAAACTGCCATGAAATTCTGTGAGCTTGTGTATCCGGAGAATTTTTCAAGTGAAGAGGAACTGAGATTGCACGTCGAAAATGTTATTCGCAATAGTGTTGAAGAGTTAAAAGAGGTGATTAAGAATGAAAAAAGCGGTAGTTAA
- a CDS encoding bifunctional nuclease family protein, giving the protein MKKAVVKALVLDKVSNTPVVLLGIENTKKILPIWIGACEASVMAIAIERVPFERPLTHDLMIRIIDELSLKIERFVIHSIKDNVFYAKIVLRDLTVSEQEASEGVNPFIEIDARPSDCIILSLKTGAPLYVANEIIATEAITLEEIGESEEEFKKFVEDLDISEFKKLLNEHPEKFEDSSNEPDEPNDE; this is encoded by the coding sequence ATGAAAAAAGCGGTAGTTAAGGCGTTAGTTTTGGATAAAGTTTCAAATACGCCCGTTGTTTTGCTTGGTATAGAGAATACCAAAAAGATATTGCCTATATGGATTGGGGCATGTGAAGCAAGTGTTATGGCAATTGCCATAGAAAGAGTACCTTTTGAAAGGCCTCTCACTCACGATTTGATGATAAGGATAATCGATGAACTGAGTTTGAAAATAGAAAGATTTGTTATCCATTCGATAAAGGATAATGTTTTTTACGCAAAGATAGTTTTGAGAGATTTAACGGTGTCCGAACAAGAGGCTTCGGAAGGTGTTAATCCTTTCATTGAAATCGATGCGAGACCGTCAGATTGTATTATACTTTCGCTGAAAACCGGAGCGCCACTTTACGTAGCAAATGAGATAATAGCTACGGAAGCTATTACTTTGGAAGAGATCGGAGAGAGTGAAGAAGAATTCAAGAAATTTGTTGAAGATTTAGACATAAGTGAATTCAAAAAGCTACTGAACGAACATCCAGAGAAATTCGAAGACTCTTCAAATGAACCAGATGAGCCTAATGATGAATAG
- the pheT gene encoding phenylalanine--tRNA ligase subunit beta, producing MKISLDWLNDYIQVTKEEVNEALPRLGFDIGENGPVFPVVGPIVVGKIESIEKHPQADKLLVCQVNIGNETKTILTADLSVQSGKYVYVALKGAKLANGIEIQERAMRGVVSEGMMCSLEELGLEQKSEHVFTFDGPAQLGEDVVKLLGLHDWYFDMEITPNRPDALSYFGVTRELSAGLKRTPKFPIPRVRNAVNEDKIDVFIETDGCWRYTARVIRDVKVGPSPLWLQKRLIASGLRPINNIVDITNYVMLETGHPVHAFDLKKLAGKIVVRDAKPGEKMLLLDGKTYEFSGGEVLITDGEKLLALGGIMGGEESGITNETTDVLLEVAMFDPVRIRRTSRRLGVSSDSSYRFERGVDFDDAVFVIERLSQLIEELANGKASKEIVDNYLRKIEQKKIFVPKSLPKKVLGIDVKHIGEYIEPLGFEVEETKEGYEVYVPSFRYFDVSIPEDIMEEVGRIHGYEHLHSEAPRMPAVEHGRSKNHKKRIELKYFMTGLGFNEANTLSFTSSKVVENFDVAGKGLPVSNPIISDFDVMRPSLLYGLLESLSYNYKRQIKDVKLFEVGKVFSVKDGKPFEQEALGFVLTGRESPRDYTDKRNISLYTVKGVVDELFEKFGLEVTYRKLEKNGIVPTRGAEIYHKDKYVGFIGMLEPELIDKLYDVKDEVYVGEIYLECIFKADERRVYKSIPQFPYIRRDVSYLIPIGYEIENLLKIYKECPLVEEVGIDDIYRQVGEDFYSVTIYAKFRDSERTLSDEEVDLALDDIKSRIKKECGVSTRF from the coding sequence GTGAAGATTTCTTTGGATTGGTTGAACGATTATATACAGGTTACGAAGGAAGAAGTCAACGAGGCGTTGCCGAGGTTGGGATTTGACATAGGTGAAAATGGTCCTGTTTTTCCAGTCGTAGGTCCAATCGTTGTTGGGAAGATAGAGAGTATCGAAAAGCATCCGCAAGCTGACAAATTGCTTGTTTGTCAGGTGAATATCGGGAATGAAACGAAGACAATACTAACGGCAGACTTATCGGTTCAATCAGGTAAATATGTCTACGTTGCGTTAAAAGGTGCTAAATTAGCCAATGGAATAGAGATCCAAGAGAGAGCTATGCGAGGAGTTGTTTCTGAAGGTATGATGTGCTCGCTTGAAGAGCTTGGGCTGGAACAGAAAAGCGAACATGTTTTTACGTTCGACGGTCCTGCACAGCTCGGGGAAGACGTTGTAAAATTGCTTGGCCTTCATGATTGGTATTTCGATATGGAGATCACGCCAAACCGCCCAGATGCGCTGTCTTACTTTGGTGTCACAAGAGAGCTCTCAGCTGGATTGAAGAGGACCCCGAAGTTCCCTATCCCAAGAGTTAGGAACGCTGTCAATGAAGATAAGATAGATGTTTTCATTGAAACAGATGGATGCTGGCGATACACGGCAAGAGTGATAAGGGATGTAAAGGTTGGACCGAGCCCTCTTTGGCTGCAAAAAAGATTGATAGCTTCTGGTTTGAGACCGATTAATAACATCGTTGATATAACAAACTACGTCATGCTTGAAACGGGACACCCCGTCCATGCATTTGACCTCAAGAAACTTGCTGGAAAGATTGTCGTCAGAGATGCAAAACCAGGAGAGAAGATGCTGCTTTTGGACGGTAAAACCTACGAATTTTCAGGTGGTGAGGTTCTCATAACCGATGGTGAGAAGCTGCTCGCTCTTGGTGGAATCATGGGTGGAGAGGAATCAGGAATAACAAATGAAACAACGGATGTCTTACTCGAAGTTGCAATGTTTGATCCTGTTAGGATTAGAAGAACTTCGAGAAGATTGGGTGTATCGTCAGACTCTTCTTACAGGTTCGAGCGCGGAGTTGATTTCGATGATGCAGTTTTTGTCATAGAAAGATTGTCGCAGCTTATAGAAGAATTAGCAAATGGTAAGGCATCTAAAGAGATAGTAGATAATTACCTGAGAAAAATTGAGCAAAAGAAAATTTTTGTGCCAAAGTCATTGCCTAAGAAAGTCTTGGGAATCGATGTCAAACATATAGGCGAATACATCGAGCCGCTTGGATTTGAAGTTGAAGAGACGAAGGAAGGATACGAAGTCTATGTTCCGTCGTTTAGGTATTTCGACGTGTCGATACCAGAAGACATCATGGAAGAAGTGGGTAGGATTCATGGTTACGAGCACTTGCATTCAGAAGCGCCTCGGATGCCGGCGGTAGAACATGGCAGAAGTAAGAATCATAAAAAGAGAATTGAACTGAAATACTTCATGACAGGACTCGGTTTCAATGAGGCAAACACGCTTTCTTTCACTTCGAGCAAGGTCGTTGAAAACTTCGATGTTGCAGGAAAAGGGCTTCCTGTAAGTAATCCAATTATCTCTGATTTTGACGTAATGAGACCTTCGCTGCTTTACGGCTTACTCGAGTCGCTTTCGTACAATTACAAAAGACAGATTAAAGACGTGAAACTTTTCGAAGTAGGGAAGGTATTTTCTGTTAAAGATGGCAAACCATTTGAGCAGGAAGCTCTCGGTTTCGTGCTAACTGGTAGGGAATCTCCGAGGGACTACACCGATAAAAGAAACATTAGTCTCTACACTGTCAAAGGAGTTGTCGATGAACTATTTGAAAAGTTCGGTCTGGAAGTAACGTACAGAAAATTGGAAAAGAATGGAATAGTTCCGACAAGGGGTGCAGAGATTTACCATAAAGATAAATATGTCGGATTTATCGGGATGCTCGAACCTGAATTGATTGATAAACTTTACGATGTGAAGGATGAAGTCTACGTTGGTGAGATTTATCTTGAATGTATTTTCAAGGCTGATGAGCGAAGAGTTTACAAGAGTATTCCGCAGTTCCCGTACATTCGCAGGGATGTTTCTTATCTTATTCCTATTGGATATGAGATTGAGAACTTACTTAAGATCTACAAAGAATGCCCACTCGTTGAAGAAGTTGGAATAGACGATATTTACAGGCAAGTTGGAGAAGATTTCTACAGCGTAACTATTTACGCAAAATTCAGGGATTCTGAAAGAACACTTAGCGATGAAGAAGTTGACTTAGCACTTGATGACATCAAGTCTCGAATAAAGAAGGAGTGCGGTGTATCTACGAGGTTTTAG
- a CDS encoding IS1/IS1595 family N-terminal zinc-binding domain-containing protein, producing the protein MPKRYSTSFYKNGHDKYGNQQFLCKLCHHSFKLSHSHKHKNFSFPYPKCPSCGRSKVFG; encoded by the coding sequence TTGCCAAAACGTTATTCCACCAGCTTTTACAAAAACGGTCATGACAAATACGGTAACCAACAATTCCTTTGCAAACTCTGCCATCATTCCTTCAAACTTTCCCATTCTCACAAACACAAAAACTTCTCTTTCCCTTATCCCAAATGCCCTTCTTGTGGTAGGTCTAAGGTTTTTGGGTAG